A genomic region of Bactrocera dorsalis isolate Fly_Bdor chromosome 3, ASM2337382v1, whole genome shotgun sequence contains the following coding sequences:
- the LOC105228913 gene encoding peflin isoform X2, with the protein MSYGAQQWFNMVDRDRSGKINSSELKAALVNGRGENFSDNACKLMISMFDKDASGTIDIYEFEKLYEYINQWLMVFKTYDRDGSGHIDENELTQAFSQMGFRFTPEFINFLVKKSDPRDHKEVSVDQFIVLCVQIQRFTESFRQRDTQQNGTITIGFEDFLSIAIGCSY; encoded by the exons ATGTCTTACGGC GCACAGCAATGGTTCAATATGGTCGATCGCGATCGTTCCGGAAAAATAAATTCCAGTGAACTGAAAGCAGCATTGGTGAATGGACGTGGTGAAAACTTTTCAGATAATGCTTGCAAGTTAATGATta GCATGTTCGATAAGGACGCTAGCGGTACAATTGATATTTATGAATTCGAAAAGCTTTATGAGTACATAAACCAGTGGTTAATGGTGTTTAAAACCTATGATCGAGATGGCAGCGGTCACATAGATGAAAATGAACTAACTCAAG catTCTCGCAGATGGGCTTCAGATTCACGCCAGAATTCATCAATTTTCTGGTTAAAAAGAGCGATCCAAGAGATCATAAAGAAGTGTCTGTGGATCAATTTATTGTTCTGTGTGTGCAAATTCAACGCTTTACGGAGTCATTTAGACAACGAGACACTCAACAAAACGGCACGATAACAATCGGATTTGAGGATTTCCTTAGTATTGCTATTGGATGTTCCTattga
- the LOC105228913 gene encoding peflin isoform X1 yields MSYGGGYPGGYNPYSAPPGAFPPQNAQVSPQAQQWFNMVDRDRSGKINSSELKAALVNGRGENFSDNACKLMISMFDKDASGTIDIYEFEKLYEYINQWLMVFKTYDRDGSGHIDENELTQAFSQMGFRFTPEFINFLVKKSDPRDHKEVSVDQFIVLCVQIQRFTESFRQRDTQQNGTITIGFEDFLSIAIGCSY; encoded by the exons ATGTCTTACGGC GGTGGTTATCCTGGTGGCTACAATCCTTACTCTGCACCTCCCGGTGCCTTTCCGCCACAAAACGCCCAAGTCTCGCCACAGGCACAGCAATGGTTCAATATGGTCGATCGCGATCGTTCCGGAAAAATAAATTCCAGTGAACTGAAAGCAGCATTGGTGAATGGACGTGGTGAAAACTTTTCAGATAATGCTTGCAAGTTAATGATta GCATGTTCGATAAGGACGCTAGCGGTACAATTGATATTTATGAATTCGAAAAGCTTTATGAGTACATAAACCAGTGGTTAATGGTGTTTAAAACCTATGATCGAGATGGCAGCGGTCACATAGATGAAAATGAACTAACTCAAG catTCTCGCAGATGGGCTTCAGATTCACGCCAGAATTCATCAATTTTCTGGTTAAAAAGAGCGATCCAAGAGATCATAAAGAAGTGTCTGTGGATCAATTTATTGTTCTGTGTGTGCAAATTCAACGCTTTACGGAGTCATTTAGACAACGAGACACTCAACAAAACGGCACGATAACAATCGGATTTGAGGATTTCCTTAGTATTGCTATTGGATGTTCCTattga